From a region of the Solanum stenotomum isolate F172 chromosome 2, ASM1918654v1, whole genome shotgun sequence genome:
- the LOC125855069 gene encoding floral homeotic protein PMADS 1 — protein sequence MARGKIQIKKIENQTNRQVTYSKRRNGLFKKANELTVLCDAKVSIVMISSTGKLHEFISPSITTKQLFDLYQKTIGVDIWTTHYEKMQEQLRKLKDVNRNLRKEIRQRMGESLNDLNYEQLEELMENVDNSLKLIRERKYKVIGNQIETYRKKVRNVEEIHRNLLLEFDARQEDPYGGLVEQEGDYNSVLGFPTGGHHILALGLQPNNNHHLHSGGGSDITTFALG from the exons atggCTCGTGGTAAGATCCAGATCAAGAAAATAGAAAACCAAACAAATAGGCAAGTGACTTATTCAAAGAGAAGAAATGGGCTATTCAAGAAGGCTAATGAACTTACTGTTCTTTGTGATGCTAAAGTTTCAATTGTTATGATTTCTAGTACTGGAAAACTTCATGAGTTTATAAGTCCCTCTATCAC GACCAAGCAATTGTTCGATCTGTACCAAAAGACTATTGGAGTTGATATTTGGACTACTCACTATGAG AAAATGCAAGAGCAGCTGAGGAAGTTAAAGGATGTTAATAGGAATCTACGAAAAGAGATCAG GCAGAGGATGGGAGAAAGCCTAAATGATCTGAACTATGAACAGTTGGAAGAGCTCATGGAAAATGTGGACAATTCTCTGAAGCTTATTCGTGAAAGAAAG TATAAGGTGATTGGCAATCAGATTGAAACATACAGGAAGAAG GTTAGGAATGTGGAAGAAATACATAGAAATCTCCTGCTTGAATTT GATGCAAGACAAGAGGATCCATATGGTGGATTAGTTGAACAAGAAGGAGACTACAATTCCGTGCTTGGATTCCCCACTGGAGGGCATCATATATTAGCCTTAGGCCTTCAACCAAATAACAATCATCATCTTCACAGTGGAGGCGGCTCTGATATTACTACTTTTGCTCTAGGTTGA